The Sulfolobus acidocaldarius DSM 639 genome has a window encoding:
- a CDS encoding Fur family transcriptional regulator: protein MEAEIINVLRTHGLKATPQRISILKLVHNGGHFNGEQIYNELKKIEPTISLSTVYNTLNALEKAGLLNSFEVGGVTWYEMKRDLHVNVYCEDLNTIIDVDINLDQVYKQLIEKGIDVKSLNIVTVANCSKLGKDNQKGIA, encoded by the coding sequence ATGGAAGCAGAAATCATAAATGTGCTGAGAACACACGGATTGAAAGCGACCCCACAAAGAATATCAATACTTAAACTAGTCCATAATGGAGGACATTTCAATGGAGAGCAGATTTACAACGAATTGAAAAAAATAGAACCGACAATAAGCTTATCGACAGTTTACAATACGTTAAATGCCCTAGAAAAGGCTGGTCTATTGAACTCCTTTGAGGTAGGAGGAGTTACTTGGTACGAAATGAAGAGGGACCTGCACGTAAATGTTTATTGTGAGGATCTAAATACAATAATTGACGTCGATATTAATCTTGACCAGGTATATAAACAATTAATTGAAAAAGGAATTGATGTGAAAAGCCTAAACATAGTCACTGTAGCGAATTGTTCTAAGCTCGGGAAAGATAATCAAAAAGGTATTGCTTAA
- the rad50 gene encoding DNA double-strand break repair ATPase Rad50: MIIREIRLQNFLSHEDTTVKFEGSINVIIGNNGAGKSSIIDGILFGLFKRTNRDIGKNEELIKKGKKSGQVSIKFEINGDTYLIDRNVGETSRDTISLLKEGKIITLARQSTTVNNKIKEILGFDHKILMSTTIIGQGSVESVFSDFPEVMKELLKINKLEMLRESNGPIHSLIKVLTDRIRSLQSIKDILKREEAEIDRLKKEIEEIKVKLENIEREAKEKEDELNQYNTEFNRIKEIKVQYDILSGELSVVNKKIEEIALRLKDFEEKEKRYNKIETEVKELDENREKINTISSFKSILVQIDSLKSQINVVENDLKRKKEKLKRKKELEEKEKQYEEIEKRKKELEEKEKQYEEIEKRLTYVLKNIERQKNEIEKLNYVDTQDLENKIKDVSDRINQIDNELKGLLDRRGDLNGRKEQTLKIYNNLNSIEDDRCPICGRPLDSEHKAKIREEIKVQLLELNKQITALQARINSLIKEREELEATRNKLQLELQKRSKEKGIYEAKLKELQRLEEEKNKLQNEILSLLSYHQEFENIAEKEKELIDYHEEYLKNSDILEEDIQEQEQRLNELNSKLSELEKSYNDYKAKYQFLPADLKSLVSLEERIRRRISELEKLKIEYERLKEEITRMKGLKEEYEKLKEEEDALLNRISELGYSEKRYKQLEEIIDKLSKILSGIEADKGKIKGSLEEKIKNIEEKERNIEELRNKMNEESKLNLGISKLQKLREVLDNKHLQSHIMNIVRNQIENNVNEVIAKFDLSFSAVEIDFVGKSELYVYTASGQKIHINALSGGERISIALALRLAIAKALMNQFSTLILDEPTVNLDEYRRKELIDVIRSAIEIVPQIILVTHDQELIQAGDYIIRVEKKGDTSKVEVSSYDR; this comes from the coding sequence ATGATAATCAGAGAGATAAGATTACAAAACTTCCTTAGTCATGAAGATACTACAGTTAAGTTTGAGGGCAGTATAAATGTCATAATTGGAAACAATGGTGCCGGAAAAAGTTCGATAATAGACGGGATACTATTTGGATTGTTCAAGAGAACCAATAGGGACATAGGTAAAAATGAAGAGCTCATAAAGAAAGGAAAGAAAAGCGGACAAGTTTCAATAAAATTCGAGATCAATGGCGACACATACCTTATAGATAGAAATGTAGGTGAGACAAGCAGGGACACAATATCTTTGTTAAAGGAAGGAAAGATCATAACACTAGCTAGACAATCTACGACTGTTAATAACAAGATAAAGGAGATCCTGGGCTTCGATCATAAAATTTTGATGTCTACAACAATTATAGGTCAAGGTAGTGTAGAAAGCGTATTTTCTGACTTTCCTGAGGTCATGAAAGAATTGCTAAAAATAAACAAATTAGAGATGCTCAGAGAAAGTAATGGACCTATACACTCCTTAATAAAAGTATTAACCGATAGAATAAGAAGCTTACAAAGTATAAAGGATATACTAAAGAGGGAAGAAGCTGAAATAGACAGACTAAAAAAAGAAATAGAAGAAATTAAGGTAAAACTAGAAAACATAGAGAGAGAAGCTAAAGAGAAAGAGGATGAACTAAATCAATATAACACAGAATTTAATAGAATTAAAGAAATTAAGGTTCAATATGATATCTTATCAGGGGAATTAAGTGTTGTAAATAAAAAAATTGAAGAGATCGCTTTAAGGCTAAAGGATTTTGAAGAAAAGGAAAAAAGATATAATAAAATAGAGACAGAAGTTAAAGAATTAGACGAGAACAGAGAGAAAATCAACACAATAAGTAGTTTTAAGAGTATTCTTGTTCAGATAGATTCTTTAAAATCCCAAATAAATGTGGTAGAAAATGACCTAAAAAGAAAGAAAGAGAAGTTGAAGAGAAAGAAAGAGTTAGAAGAGAAAGAAAAACAATACGAAGAAATAGAAAAGAGAAAGAAAGAGTTAGAAGAGAAAGAAAAACAATACGAAGAAATAGAAAAGAGACTTACATACGTGCTAAAAAATATTGAAAGACAAAAGAATGAAATAGAGAAACTTAACTATGTAGACACACAAGATCTAGAGAATAAAATCAAGGATGTAAGTGATAGAATTAACCAAATAGACAATGAACTTAAGGGACTTTTGGACAGAAGAGGAGACCTAAATGGAAGAAAGGAACAGACACTCAAGATTTACAATAATTTAAATTCAATTGAAGACGATAGATGCCCCATTTGTGGAAGACCTTTAGATAGTGAGCATAAAGCGAAAATCAGGGAGGAAATAAAAGTACAATTGCTTGAGCTAAACAAACAGATTACTGCTCTTCAAGCTAGAATAAATTCTCTAATTAAAGAAAGAGAAGAGCTGGAAGCCACTAGAAATAAATTACAGTTAGAGTTGCAGAAAAGGAGTAAAGAGAAAGGTATATATGAAGCTAAACTCAAAGAGTTACAACGACTAGAGGAAGAGAAAAATAAGTTACAAAATGAAATCCTCTCACTTTTATCATATCATCAAGAATTTGAGAATATAGCAGAAAAAGAGAAAGAGCTTATTGATTACCACGAGGAGTATCTTAAGAATTCTGATATACTTGAAGAAGACATACAGGAACAAGAACAAAGACTGAACGAGCTTAACTCTAAACTGAGTGAATTAGAAAAGAGTTATAATGATTACAAGGCTAAATATCAATTTCTGCCAGCTGATTTAAAATCCCTTGTCAGTCTGGAAGAGAGAATAAGAAGGAGGATAAGTGAACTGGAGAAACTTAAAATAGAGTATGAGAGGTTAAAGGAAGAAATTACAAGAATGAAAGGACTAAAGGAAGAGTATGAAAAGTTAAAGGAAGAAGAAGATGCGTTACTTAACCGTATCAGCGAACTTGGATACAGTGAAAAAAGGTATAAACAGTTAGAAGAGATTATAGACAAACTTTCCAAGATTTTATCAGGTATTGAAGCAGACAAAGGTAAAATAAAGGGAAGCTTAGAAGAAAAGATAAAAAACATAGAAGAAAAGGAGAGAAACATAGAAGAATTAAGAAATAAAATGAATGAGGAAAGTAAGTTAAACCTAGGGATAAGCAAGCTTCAAAAACTTAGGGAAGTGTTAGATAATAAGCACCTCCAGAGCCACATAATGAATATTGTCAGGAATCAAATAGAGAATAATGTGAACGAAGTAATAGCCAAATTTGATTTATCTTTCTCAGCGGTAGAGATTGATTTCGTTGGAAAATCTGAATTATATGTTTATACTGCGTCTGGTCAAAAAATCCACATAAATGCATTAAGTGGTGGTGAAAGAATTTCCATTGCGTTAGCATTGAGGTTAGCTATTGCAAAAGCTCTTATGAATCAATTTTCCACATTAATACTTGATGAACCTACTGTAAATCTTGATGAGTATAGAAGAAAAGAACTAATAGATGTTATACGAAGTGCCATAGAGATTGTTCCTCAAATAATTTTAGTCACACATGATCAAGAATTGATTCAGGCAGGCGACTATATCATAAGAGTAGAGAAGAAGGGAGACACTAGTAAGGTAGAGGTGTCAAGTTATGATAGATAA
- a CDS encoding nucleoside hydrolase — protein sequence MAKRKVIFDSDTASDDTIALMLASDFFEVKGVTIVAGNVKFENEIRNALFTLEYSGLSDIPVFVGSNRPILGKWRTVEEVHGKNGMGDWKISEPTKKPESEHAIDAIIRLSKEYNGELEILAVSPLTNLALAYLKDHDLVKRIRKVWIMGGAFSKGNTTPLAEFNFWVDPEAANIVVSAGFDITVVPWEVTEESATIYDNEWEKIEKLGNRRSEFFINVNRVLREYSKSVGSKGSVHPDSLTVSIAYDNSLALSYVYKSISVETCSDSRGAMLVDWYNQFKDRNSIQIVLKADEKKFKQYLFDYLSRA from the coding sequence ATGGCTAAAAGAAAAGTCATATTCGACAGTGATACAGCAAGTGATGATACCATAGCACTTATGTTAGCATCAGATTTTTTTGAAGTAAAAGGAGTCACAATAGTAGCAGGTAACGTGAAATTTGAGAATGAAATTAGAAATGCCCTATTTACCTTAGAGTATTCTGGACTATCCGATATACCCGTATTTGTAGGAAGCAACAGACCAATTTTGGGTAAGTGGCGGACGGTGGAGGAAGTTCATGGTAAGAATGGAATGGGTGACTGGAAGATTTCTGAGCCCACTAAAAAACCAGAGAGTGAGCATGCTATAGATGCCATAATAAGGCTTTCAAAAGAATATAATGGAGAGCTTGAAATCCTTGCGGTTTCACCTTTAACAAATCTGGCTCTTGCATATCTAAAAGACCATGATTTGGTGAAAAGAATTAGGAAGGTTTGGATAATGGGTGGGGCATTTTCCAAGGGCAATACTACTCCCCTAGCAGAGTTTAACTTCTGGGTTGATCCTGAGGCTGCAAATATCGTAGTTTCAGCTGGGTTTGATATAACAGTGGTACCCTGGGAAGTAACAGAGGAGTCTGCAACAATTTATGACAATGAATGGGAAAAAATTGAAAAATTGGGAAATAGAAGGTCGGAGTTTTTTATAAATGTAAACAGGGTTTTGCGGGAATATTCCAAATCTGTGGGATCTAAAGGGAGTGTTCATCCAGACTCTTTAACCGTCTCAATTGCATATGATAATAGTTTAGCTCTATCATATGTCTACAAGAGTATATCTGTTGAGACATGTTCCGATTCAAGAGGGGCTATGCTAGTTGATTGGTATAACCAGTTTAAGGATAGAAATTCAATACAAATAGTACTTAAGGCTGACGAAAAGAAGTTTAAGCAATACCTTTTTGATTATCTTTCCCGAGCTTAG
- the nurA gene encoding DNA double-strand break repair nuclease NurA → MIDKAYEELIKMKEKIMRDSYTIHKELSESVESILNELWINYSPESVEHSKKLLAIDGGMWVKETRQGVIFIVNAKAIVFEGINEINSEGKVLVHIFSPGNYAKERIELLMQLLELQLALKLVENVDYVLLDGSFSKKLGRHKSELKVDLLDDIVSIDKILSLEEKDEDNMLRFLIAENQLVLSELVSRYKDKLLFISKNSKSSDLFKQAYSDITILELFTQNCGYSKILEKKIDENYILSRKASKLLSGLNYYFTNLRLEPSERLFRLDFFNADKIFEYLKVLKPVSLKGYPYPLIKVHKDVRVGKEDRERIYSILEMKRKDISWWPSQFY, encoded by the coding sequence ATGATAGATAAGGCATATGAAGAACTAATCAAAATGAAGGAGAAAATAATGAGGGATTCCTATACAATACACAAGGAATTAAGCGAGAGTGTAGAAAGTATTCTTAATGAACTGTGGATTAATTACTCTCCTGAAAGTGTTGAACATAGTAAGAAGTTATTGGCTATAGATGGAGGTATGTGGGTTAAGGAAACGAGGCAAGGTGTCATATTTATAGTAAATGCTAAAGCGATAGTATTTGAAGGAATAAACGAAATAAATAGTGAGGGTAAGGTATTAGTTCATATTTTTAGTCCAGGTAATTACGCCAAGGAAAGAATAGAATTATTGATGCAACTGCTAGAATTACAATTGGCACTAAAACTAGTAGAAAATGTTGACTATGTTCTTCTAGATGGAAGTTTTAGTAAAAAATTAGGAAGGCATAAATCGGAATTGAAAGTAGATTTATTAGATGATATAGTTAGCATTGATAAGATACTATCATTGGAAGAAAAAGATGAAGATAACATGTTAAGATTCCTTATTGCTGAAAATCAATTAGTTTTATCTGAACTAGTATCAAGATATAAAGATAAACTATTGTTTATCTCTAAGAACAGTAAGTCTAGTGATTTATTCAAACAGGCTTATTCCGATATAACTATTCTAGAGTTGTTCACGCAGAATTGTGGTTATTCAAAGATTCTAGAAAAGAAAATAGATGAAAATTACATTTTATCAAGGAAGGCTAGTAAATTGTTATCAGGCTTAAACTACTATTTTACGAATTTAAGATTAGAACCTTCTGAAAGATTATTTAGATTAGATTTCTTCAATGCCGACAAAATATTTGAGTATTTAAAGGTTCTAAAACCCGTTTCTCTGAAGGGATATCCTTATCCGCTTATAAAGGTTCATAAGGATGTGAGGGTTGGTAAAGAGGATAGAGAGAGAATTTACAGCATTCTTGAGATGAAAAGAAAAGACATAAGTTGGTGGCCTAGCCAATTTTATTAA
- a CDS encoding 2,3-diphosphoglycerate-dependent phosphoglycerate mutase has product MTVIVFIRHAQSNANTQQILSDDINSYPLTDEGQRQAKRAVDEVRKIIFLNFSKIYTSPILRAYQTASILSEGLNLVTVIDDRLKERRLGELNNKKVNMIELMKKIAENRSNTPKDLESWDELTKRIINFTETILSTRENVIVVSHHDPIKSLITYILDLDEFSGLGVILPNASMTILKCFNQNVKDCRLVSIGALTLTNEILMKLKF; this is encoded by the coding sequence ATGACAGTTATAGTCTTTATAAGGCATGCACAGTCGAACGCAAATACACAACAAATACTATCTGATGATATAAACTCTTACCCATTAACAGATGAAGGACAAAGACAGGCAAAAAGAGCAGTAGATGAAGTTAGGAAAATTATATTCCTTAATTTTTCTAAGATTTACACAAGTCCAATTCTTAGAGCTTATCAGACGGCTTCTATCCTCTCAGAAGGATTAAACTTGGTTACCGTAATAGACGATAGACTGAAGGAGAGAAGACTTGGAGAATTAAATAACAAGAAGGTAAATATGATTGAGTTAATGAAAAAAATTGCCGAAAATAGATCTAACACACCTAAAGATTTAGAATCATGGGATGAATTAACTAAAAGGATAATAAACTTCACCGAAACAATCTTAAGTACAAGAGAAAATGTAATTGTTGTATCACATCATGATCCTATAAAATCTCTAATCACTTACATTCTAGATCTTGATGAATTTTCAGGACTAGGTGTAATATTGCCAAATGCCAGTATGACAATTTTAAAGTGTTTTAATCAAAATGTAAAAGATTGTAGGTTAGTTTCTATTGGTGCCTTAACATTAACTAATGAGATTTTAATGAAACTTAAATTTTAA
- the mre11 gene encoding DNA double-strand break repair protein Mre11, with protein sequence MQLLHISDTHLGKRQYNLESREKDVYDTFTQLIDIAINEHVKAVIHTGDLFDVNNPPNRAKLHAIKELKRLKDHNIPFICIAGDHDSPKRKEEIYPQRILEEFNLIKILQKIDNRVKLENVEVYGISHISNVSVNDLKEQLSKVKPETRKSILMLHQGIRTYLPYQGAWQIELSDLPKGFSLYAVGHLHSRRKDYLDGGALIEIAGSPDIMREEEIEDYQKSKKGATLIDMSGDLPSINYINVNIRDQLVLDINVDKIEQSIESVIQKLKENVKNDKKPILHIELEGTVPIRKDVLMTKLQALRDYVEHYRIYKNNIVSIKEENLKTKLKTTYSSLNDIIADYLKGIGYTDEETKIIIDIINEEDEKKVEELLKKFAGVEDK encoded by the coding sequence ATGCAATTACTTCATATTTCAGACACTCATCTAGGTAAAAGACAGTACAACCTTGAATCTAGGGAAAAAGATGTTTATGACACATTTACACAACTAATTGATATAGCAATTAATGAACATGTTAAAGCAGTAATTCATACAGGAGATTTATTTGACGTGAATAACCCGCCTAATAGAGCAAAACTCCATGCAATAAAGGAACTTAAGAGGCTTAAAGACCACAATATTCCTTTTATATGTATAGCAGGAGATCATGATTCCCCGAAAAGAAAAGAAGAAATATACCCACAACGAATACTAGAAGAATTTAATCTGATAAAAATCCTACAAAAAATAGATAACAGGGTTAAGTTAGAAAACGTTGAAGTATATGGAATTTCTCACATTTCAAATGTATCTGTTAATGACTTGAAAGAACAGCTAAGCAAAGTTAAACCGGAAACGAGAAAAAGCATACTGATGCTACATCAGGGAATTAGAACCTACTTACCATATCAAGGGGCATGGCAAATTGAGTTATCTGACTTGCCTAAAGGATTTAGTTTGTATGCAGTTGGTCATCTTCATTCAAGAAGGAAAGACTATCTAGATGGAGGAGCTCTTATTGAAATAGCTGGTTCACCTGATATAATGAGAGAAGAGGAAATCGAGGATTATCAGAAGAGTAAAAAGGGGGCAACATTAATCGATATGTCAGGAGATTTACCGAGTATTAACTACATTAACGTCAACATAAGAGATCAGTTAGTTCTAGACATTAACGTGGACAAAATTGAACAGTCTATAGAAAGTGTCATACAAAAATTGAAGGAGAACGTGAAAAACGACAAAAAACCAATTCTACATATAGAACTAGAGGGAACTGTACCTATAAGAAAGGACGTTTTAATGACTAAGTTACAGGCTTTAAGGGATTATGTGGAACATTATAGAATATATAAGAATAACATTGTGAGTATTAAGGAGGAAAACCTTAAGACAAAACTTAAAACAACATACTCTTCTCTGAACGATATAATAGCTGACTACCTTAAAGGCATAGGATACACTGATGAAGAAACTAAGATAATTATTGATATTATAAACGAAGAGGACGAGAAAAAGGTAGAAGAACTTTTGAAAAAATTTGCAGGTGTTGAGGACAAATGA
- a CDS encoding D-aminoacyl-tRNA deacylase: MNISIVVSTRDPVGETIKKLGYKFEEIDEDEVDFRFERGDAIVIFSKHQSSSKTPALTVHYPGNPSSQVLGGEPEKLGVAFPRLLTAIFREINKLDIPVQKTLEATHHGPTYQKVPIVFVEVGSDPTYWGNEKIVKSLVESTLSAIDKVSSLYCEEIIVGFGGPHYAPYFSKLGEKVCIGHIISKYYLASIKDTTIIQTVEKCMENVDTVVFDSVPLSVRDKVMHVLKDRNLKFKFH, encoded by the coding sequence ATGAACATCTCAATTGTAGTTTCAACAAGGGATCCTGTCGGAGAAACTATTAAAAAATTAGGGTATAAATTTGAGGAAATTGACGAAGATGAGGTTGATTTCAGATTTGAGAGAGGTGATGCTATAGTCATTTTTTCGAAACATCAGAGTTCGTCTAAGACCCCAGCACTTACGGTTCATTATCCAGGAAATCCAAGCTCTCAGGTGTTAGGCGGAGAACCGGAAAAATTAGGGGTTGCATTTCCTAGGTTATTGACAGCAATCTTTAGGGAGATTAATAAACTTGATATACCAGTACAGAAAACTTTAGAGGCTACTCATCACGGACCTACATACCAGAAAGTTCCTATAGTATTTGTTGAAGTTGGGAGTGATCCTACCTATTGGGGTAACGAGAAGATAGTAAAGAGTTTAGTGGAATCTACCTTATCAGCTATAGATAAGGTATCGTCATTGTATTGCGAAGAGATTATAGTAGGCTTTGGTGGTCCTCATTACGCTCCATATTTCTCTAAGCTAGGAGAAAAAGTTTGCATTGGTCATATAATTTCCAAGTATTATTTGGCTTCAATTAAAGATACCACGATAATCCAGACTGTGGAGAAGTGTATGGAGAACGTAGATACTGTGGTATTTGATAGTGTACCTTTAAGTGTGAGAGACAAAGTTATGCATGTTCTAAAAGACAGGAATTTAAAATTTAAGTTTCATTAA
- a CDS encoding CBS domain-containing protein, with protein MQTQFNFILNKTVHVIREDDSVRFAAEEMKKHNIGSLIVIDNRGKVSGIITERDLVRAIAEGNINSTVSNYMTRNVIGVTENFDPNQALQVMLDHGFRHLPIIGKDGRVKGILSIRDLARTLIDPHYLTYGKEPEEVRGTGIACPVCGVEIDEYGYCGCGSGSG; from the coding sequence ATGCAAACCCAGTTCAATTTTATTTTAAATAAAACTGTTCATGTGATAAGAGAAGATGACTCTGTAAGATTTGCAGCAGAGGAAATGAAAAAACATAACATAGGCTCATTAATAGTAATAGATAATAGGGGTAAGGTCTCAGGTATAATAACCGAGAGAGATCTAGTAAGAGCTATTGCTGAAGGAAATATAAACAGTACAGTAAGCAATTATATGACAAGAAATGTAATAGGGGTCACAGAGAATTTTGATCCTAATCAAGCCTTACAAGTAATGTTAGATCACGGGTTTAGGCATTTGCCTATAATAGGAAAAGATGGTAGAGTTAAAGGGATTCTAAGTATAAGGGATCTAGCAAGAACATTAATTGACCCGCACTATCTGACTTATGGTAAGGAGCCTGAGGAGGTTAGAGGTACAGGAATTGCATGCCCAGTTTGTGGAGTAGAGATAGACGAATACGGTTATTGTGGATGTGGTTCGGGTTCAGGGTAA
- a CDS encoding archaea-specific SMC-related protein, with translation MQVRILNIGGINRELVLSLEKGITIYRAPNAYGKTSLSKALVSLLTNEITAEDLLNVFSDEGFVEIEMDGKKYFRRLKRIKNRILEEKNLIADDKNATLLSYFSPENPLIARIITGDENIEWFISSTSRIDELKRRRESLIMKLEEVKSNYNNLLRTYDDIKKIANELENINLEIERLEKEKENVTVQTEQTIKITRQNRIVEIRERIQAKIKELKEKETKIQKLTQELEELKGKANIELKDKLTKEIQEIDRELDSLINRQNSIEIEQGVLTRILQDIQEAERIHSSMCPVCGSKVEPDLWKVRFETVKKDINELDRTKNDIINNINKKKMRRSELLQKVKEIERTEELIAQKSKALENLNIEASVINRTIEALQKQLKSLEERVESTYEVESKDNDIDKRIEELRKRRSDLELQLQQLGIPKKVAEEIESLKKQIDDINKQIDDINREYIRRLTVVKEEFETLSNSILKELEFNYTAEIDEKYRLVIKKDGVTMELRRLSTSEKTTLALILILVGLKEYFKAPFFIIDESFMTFDQKRFSRVLKYLNGIVDYVIITKSDETLQVKTERLLETRELPVLS, from the coding sequence ATGCAAGTTAGAATATTAAATATTGGTGGTATAAATAGAGAGCTAGTATTATCGCTAGAGAAAGGCATTACTATATACAGAGCGCCTAACGCTTACGGTAAAACCTCACTGTCGAAAGCCCTAGTATCCTTATTGACCAACGAAATTACAGCTGAGGATCTTTTGAATGTATTTAGTGATGAAGGTTTTGTAGAGATTGAAATGGACGGCAAGAAATATTTTAGAAGGCTAAAGAGAATAAAAAATAGAATTTTAGAAGAAAAGAATTTAATAGCCGATGACAAGAACGCAACATTACTATCATACTTCTCACCTGAAAACCCATTGATAGCCAGGATAATAACAGGAGACGAAAATATAGAGTGGTTTATATCTTCGACATCAAGAATTGATGAGTTAAAGCGAAGAAGAGAGAGTCTGATCATGAAATTGGAAGAGGTAAAGAGCAACTACAACAATCTTTTGAGAACTTATGACGATATAAAGAAAATTGCTAATGAATTAGAGAACATAAATCTGGAAATTGAAAGGCTCGAAAAGGAAAAGGAAAATGTGACGGTACAGACGGAACAGACCATAAAGATAACAAGACAGAATAGAATAGTTGAAATAAGGGAACGTATACAGGCTAAAATTAAAGAATTGAAAGAAAAAGAAACTAAAATACAAAAACTAACCCAAGAGTTAGAGGAACTTAAGGGAAAAGCTAACATTGAATTAAAGGATAAATTAACAAAAGAAATTCAGGAGATAGATAGAGAGTTAGACTCACTAATTAACAGACAGAACTCAATAGAGATTGAACAAGGTGTATTAACTAGAATATTACAAGATATACAAGAAGCGGAGAGAATACACTCCAGTATGTGTCCAGTTTGTGGAAGTAAAGTAGAGCCAGATTTATGGAAAGTTAGGTTTGAAACCGTAAAGAAGGATATTAATGAATTAGACCGTACAAAGAATGACATCATAAACAACATCAACAAGAAAAAAATGAGAAGAAGCGAGTTATTACAGAAAGTAAAAGAAATAGAAAGAACTGAGGAGTTAATTGCGCAAAAGAGTAAAGCGCTGGAAAATCTGAATATTGAGGCAAGTGTAATAAACAGAACAATTGAGGCTTTGCAGAAACAATTAAAGAGTTTAGAAGAAAGAGTAGAATCTACTTATGAGGTCGAGAGCAAAGATAATGACATTGACAAGAGAATTGAAGAACTGAGAAAGAGGAGAAGTGATTTAGAACTTCAATTACAGCAGTTAGGTATTCCTAAGAAGGTTGCAGAGGAGATTGAAAGCCTTAAGAAGCAAATAGATGATATAAACAAACAGATAGATGATATAAATAGAGAGTATATAAGAAGATTAACTGTAGTTAAGGAAGAATTTGAGACATTATCGAATAGTATATTGAAAGAATTAGAGTTCAATTATACTGCTGAGATAGATGAAAAGTATAGATTAGTAATAAAGAAAGATGGAGTAACCATGGAGTTAAGAAGACTGTCAACATCAGAAAAAACCACGTTAGCTTTAATACTTATTCTAGTAGGGCTGAAGGAATACTTCAAAGCGCCATTCTTCATAATTGATGAGTCATTTATGACATTCGACCAGAAGAGGTTCTCAAGAGTACTAAAGTACCTGAATGGAATAGTGGACTATGTAATAATCACAAAGAGTGATGAGACGTTACAAGTCAAGACTGAACGACTTTTGGAGACCAGGGAACTTCCAGTTCTCTCATAA